A DNA window from Siniperca chuatsi isolate FFG_IHB_CAS linkage group LG6, ASM2008510v1, whole genome shotgun sequence contains the following coding sequences:
- the suco gene encoding LOW QUALITY PROTEIN: SUN domain-containing ossification factor (The sequence of the model RefSeq protein was modified relative to this genomic sequence to represent the inferred CDS: inserted 1 base in 1 codon) produces MKRLRVLLVCLIVALLCWYPGQHVYCSEQSLPDPGHSPGDKNPDGQEQDSTQHKVLDEWTPHTSYDMGLETERAALEKLATHNVHQEQTVNPQEAEVKETKPDPESETVPVAPEPEPHPDPQADLDVQTDTQDHDREVPVSSTPEPVAAQDQVSTDAPAPVEIFSDAPAAHPSLDLNPATSPDEAENTPTSQSAGQTHTGAVRVASAGDELPVDNFVFAEHSDSQCGVIPPELATCENSPFGSLLLSVDEAGIEDQRSDQSHSYPGPEAEVQSTPGHVDQEQQLEDGLSDLDWEGNISQHHQEQQEGDASIARETDPSVPSKEDIPTFDEWKKQVMEVEKEKSQSLHTSTSGSPHPVKKVQKNFKNNYASVECGAKILSANNEAKSTSAILMENMDLYMLNPCSNKIWFVIELCEPIQVKQLDIANFELFSSTPKDFLVSISDRYPTNKWVKLGTFHARDERIVQSFPLDEQLYAKYVKMFIKYIKVELLSHFGSEHFCPLSLIRVFGTSMVEEYEEIADSQYPSERLEYLDEDYDYPPGYQPSEDKASKNLLGSATNGQARRGTEQERMGTEGKAEGKAGKEGLGQKNAILNMVNNIAANVLGGKPELEGGTATGGNTTAEENEKKGSTEVTPKPAETPQDSAVLEPAEPEHPATQEDSNVSSEPSTPSPSSPDSHEDRQIVTLVEEEEDEEPRQSTVTLMEEEGEEEEEKREEETRKEADRNQWENQTYCPFSSFSSLSLSCMATLPELLHRWCSARLAKERLRSLRRRQLGIQTQTHPDAHTPSLTHTPPLIPAPVPTPLKEPLPLTEKDPEPEVPVVKGQNEGKILGEGHTTHPNTHTPDAHTPELNIILEPSRTSTIPPHSFSDIHSSLTWPTPTHEEKLLPPIKDAALDPVPTPPLQVSIPETQQASSATPTLTVSSSTQPVASETASPGVVVPPVKEQPVQPLPTASRPDDLIPPPTELPTALPLTDTHTETVKSGADSGDSQRHSVQASQTHVEQGDSLTQTGEPHRVEDTVDEDLLSTNGNGNVHRTATDFYAELQNGGDYSGGAVNGNSVLLNGGAVHGSSQKESVFMRLNNRIKALEMNMSLSSRYLEELSQRYRKQMEEMQRAFNKTIIKLQNTSRIAEEQDQKQTDSIQVLQSQLENVTKLMLNLTATVSQLQREVSDRQSYLVVSLVLCLSLGLLLCLQCCRTSSPSPNTNAVALPKSNHYPSPKRCFSSYDDMSLKRRVTCPLVRSKSFHLSSTEVGPDDLYIVEPLRFSPEKKKKRCKTKSLDKIEFLKASDSSASLTNGGPRCNGFTPCLPEPPPPPPPPPPLPLPPHPPPSLPPPAPSSAEEVSSLPTCTFKEFPSETSSCSSSTHSEESYTSRXPPPSPIFPSTGLCNGHSLPFPLQQPPTKSRQEKRSMKRRKSRQTELQFPSMAGGSVSSLPSLQQLMKGNKEISVGTIGATAVTGHV; encoded by the exons gtaCCCCGGTCAACATGTGTATTGTTCAGAGCAGAGCTTGCCTGACCCAGGTCACTCTCCCGGGGACAAAAACCCTGACGGGCAGGAGCAGGACTCCACACAACACAAG GTGTTGGACGAATGGACGCCACACACATCATACGATATGGGACTAGAGACGGAGAGAGCAGCACTAGAGAAGCTAGCAACACACAACGTACACCAAGAACAG ACTGTGAATCCTCAGGAAGCTGAGGTGAAGGAGACCAAGCCTGACCCAGAGTCTGAAACTGTACCTGTTGCTCCTGAGCCAGAACCCCACCCAGACCCCCAGGCTGATTTGGACGTGCAGACTGACACCCAGGACCATGACCGAGAAGTCCCTGTGTCCTCCACTCCAGAACCAGTTGCAGCACAGGACCAAGTGTCCACAGATGCCCCCGCCCCAGTGGAGATCTTCAGTGACGCCCCTGCTGCACACCCCAGCCTGGACTTAAACCCAGCCACATCCCCAGATGAAGCTGAAAACACACCTACCTCACAGAGTGCTGGCCAGACCCACACAGG TGCAGTGCGGGTTGCCAGTGCAGGAGATGAACTCCCAGTAGACAACTTTGTTTTTGCTGAGCACTCTGATTCACAGTGCGGGGTCATTCCCCCAGAACTGGCAACTTGTGAAAACTCTCCTTTTGGCAGCCTTCTCCTCAG TGTGGATGAGGCTGGCATAGAGGACCAGCGTTCAGACCAGAGCCACAGCTATCCTGGTCCTGAAGCAGAGGTCCAGTCTACTCCAGGCCATGTGGACCAGGAACAACAGCTGGAGGATGGGCTGTCTGATTTGGACTGGGAGGGCAACATTTCCCAACACCACCAAGAACAGCAG gaagGGGATGCCAGTATTGCCAGGGAGACTGATCCCTCAGTGCCCAGCAAAGAAGACATCCCCACGTTCGACGAGTGGAAAAAACAAGTCAtggaggtggagaaggagaaaA GTCAGTCTCTCCATACCTCAACCAGTGGCAGCCCCCATCCAGTGAAGAAGGTCCAGAAAAACTTCAAGAATAACTACGCTTCTGTGGAGTGTGGTGCCAAGATACTCTCTGCCAACAATGAGGCCAAG AGCACGTCAGCTATTCTCATGGAGAATATGGACCTTTACATGCTAAACCCTTGCAGCAACAAAATCTG GTTTGTGATAGAGCTCTGTGAGCCAATTCAAGTCAAGCAGCTGGACATTGCTAACTTTGAGCTCTTTTCATCAACACCTAAAGACTTTTTAGTTTCCATCAGTGACAG ATATCCTACCAACAAGTGGGTAAAGCTGGGTACTTTCCATGCCCGCGATGAGCGCATAGTGCAGAGCTTCCCACTGGATGAACAGCTTTATGCTAAATATGTGAAG ATGTTCATCAAGTACATAAAG GTTGAACTCCTCTCCCACTTTGGATCAGAACACTTCTGTCCGCTCAGTCTCATCAG ggtgtTTGGTACCAGCATGGTGGAGGAGTATGAGGAGATAGCAGATTCCCAGTACCCTTCAGAGAGACTGGAGTACTTGGATGAAGACTATG ATTATCCACCTGGCTACCAACCATCAGAGGACAAGGCCTCTAAAAACCTGCTTGGCTCAGCAAcca atgGCCAGGCTCGGAGGGGAACTGAACAAGAGAGAATGGGGACTGAAGGAAAAGCTGAAGGAAAAGCTGGAAAAGAAGGTTTAGGACAGAAAA ATGCCATCctaaacatggtaaacaacaTTGCTGCTAATGTGCTGGGCGGCAAGCCAGAGCTGGAGGGTGGAACAGCAACAGGAG GTAATACAACAGCAGAGGAGAATGAAAAGAAGGGAAGCACAGAAGTTACACCTAAACCAGCTGAAACACCTCAAGACTCTGCAGT ACTGGAGCCTGCAGAGCCAGAACACCCTGCAACCCAGGAGGACTCTAATGTCTCCAGTGAACCTTCCACGCCTTCCCCCTCATCACCCGACTCCCATGAGGACAGACAGATTGTCACTctggtagaggaggaggaggatgaagagccCAGACAGTCTACTGTCACcctgatggaggaggagggagaggaagaagaagagaagagagaggaggagacgaggaagGAGGCAGACAGGAACCAGTGGGAGAACCAGACTTACTgtcctttctcctccttctcttccctgTCTCTGTCCTGCATGGCCACCCTGCCGGAGCTGCTCCATCGCTGGTGCTCTGCCAGGCTGGCCAAGGAGAGACTCCGCAGCCTTAGGCGGAGGCAGCTGGGcattcaaacacagacacaccctgATGCGCACACCccttccctcacacacacacccccactgATCCCTGCCCCTGTCCCAACACCTCTCAAAGAACCCCTCCCCCTCACAGAAAAAGATCCAGAGCCCGAGGTGCCTGTTGTTAAGGGCCAAAATGAGGGCAAAATCTTGGGTGAGGGGCACACCACACATCCCAACACTCACACCCCTGATGCACACACTCCAGAGCTCAACATCATCCTAGAGCCAAGTAGAACCTCCACCATCCCCCCTCACAGTTTCTCAGACATCCATAGTTCCCTGACATGGCCTACCCCCACCCATGAGGAGAAGCTACTTCCTCCCATTAAAGACGCAGCCCTGGACCCTGTTCCCACTCCACCCCTCCAAGTCTCAATCCCAGAGACACAACAGGCCAGCAGTGCCACCCCCACCCTTACTGTCAGCTCTTCCACACAGCCTGTGGCCTCTGAGACTGCCTCTCCTGGTGTCGTGGTTCCCCCTGTCAAGGAGCAGCCTGTTCAGCCTCTTCCCACTGCATCAAGGCCTGACGACCTTATCCCCCCTCCCACTGAACTGCCAACAGCTCTCCCCCTGACTGacactcacacagaaacagtAAAGTCAGGCGCCGACAGTGGGGACTCACAGAGACACAGTGTCCAGGCTTCTCAGACTCATGTGGAGCAGGGGGACTCTCTCACTCAGACTGGAGAGCCGCATCGGGTGGAAGACACGGTGGACGAGGACCTGCTAAGCACTAATGGGAATGGAAATGTCCACCGAACAGCTACAGACTTCTATGCAGAGCTGCAGAATGGAGGAGATTATAGTGGGGGAGCAGTGAACGGGAACAGCGTGTTATTGAACGGGGGAGCGGTTCATGGCTCCAGCCAGAAGGAGAGTGTGTTCATGAGGCTGAACAACAGGATCAAAGCCCTGGAGATGAACATGAGTCTGTCCAGCAGGTACCTGGAGGAGCTCAGCCAGAG ATACCGTAAACAGATGGAAGAGATGCAGAGAGCATTCAATAAGACCATCATCAAACTGCAGAACACCTCCCGCATTGCTGAGGAGCAG GACCAGAAGCAGACAGATTCCATCCAGGTCCTGCAGAGCCAGCTGGAGAACGTCACTAAACTGATGCTCAATCTCACCGCTACAGTCAgccagctgcagagagag GTATCTGACCGTCAGAGCTACCTGGTGGTCTCTCTGGTTCTGTGTCTATCTTTGGGCCTCCTGCTGTGTCTGCAGTGCTGCCGCACCTCCTCTCCAAGCCCTAACACCAACGCTGTTGCCCTTCCCAAGAGCAACCACTACCCCAGCCCCAAGAg GTGCTTCTCCTCCTATGATGATATGAGCCTAAAGCGCAGGGTGACCTGTCCGCTTGTTCGCTCCAAGTCGTTCCACTTGTCCTCTACAGAAG TAGGTCCAGATGACTTGTACATTGTAGAACCTCTAAGGTTTTCTCCAGAGAAAAAG AAAAAGCGCTGCAAGACAAAGTCATTGGACAAGATTGAGTTTCTGAAGGCATCCGATTCCTCTGCTTCGCTCACAAATGGGGGTCCACGGTGCAACGGCTTCACACCATGTCTCCCTGAgccaccaccaccccctcctccccctccccctcttcctcttcctcctcatcctccacctTCTCTCCCACCGCCTGCCCCTTCCTCTGCAGAGGAGGTGTCATCACTGCCCACTTGCACCTTCAAGGAGTTCCCCTCAGagaccagcagctgcagctcgtCCACCCACTCTGAGGAGTCCTACACAAGCc ctccccctccctctcccatctTCCCCTCCACTGGCCTGTGCAATGGGCACAGCCTGCCTTTCCCCCTCCAGCAGCCTCCCACCAAGTCCCGTCAGGAGAAACGCTCGATGAAGCGGCGGAAGTCGCGGCAGACGGAGCTGCAGTTCCCTTCCATGGCGGGGGGGAGCGTCAGTTCTCTGCCCAGCCTGCAGCAGCTTATGAAGGGAAACAAGGAGATCAGTGTCGGGACCATCGGGGCGACAGCCGTCACCGGACATGTCTGA